The window GGAACCGCTGGCGGGGCACGAGACCGGAGTGTGTGAGCAGGTTGTATATCTGCCTCCGGGGCACTTTGTCTGATTCTCTATCGTATACCTGTGAGCAGTATTAATGATAAGTTAATGGTCTCACCTTAATTCATAATCATTTTACTTTTCCTGAAAAGCTAGTTTCACCATAAATCTCAATATTATTCAGTACAAAGTCCATGCCATGCTcgattttagaataggacggatcCAATATCGTACCGTGTAGGTGTCACAAAAGGCGAGTAAGGGACCTAATgtgagagtgggcagcagcgctctctattgtcGACTACgaactcagcagggctactacgaagctcgaaactcgaagttcgtatcgtaccgtccctctcgctctcgtattaaatagtataagtgtcagagggaccgcacgacacaaacttcgagtttcgttagCCCTGCTGAACTCTATCACTACAGCAGTGGAAGGCAAAGGGGTagccaccacactattttcccaagaaagttgtTGTGAACGTCCACTAGTTAAGCCGCATTAACATTTATCTGTTGTATTTTGTTGTGATGcactctgtctctctctctctctatagcttttatgagacacaacacaagccgtcacaacactgcatcagataaatgtgaacgcaaccatacaaaatgtatgagcccgataccgttctgatgcgtcacgacacaacacgacaaataaatgtgaatgcggctttatTTTCAACCGACGCTCATGACCACTCTGTCAACTGTACCGACTTAGAAGAGAGAgattcagtacaaaataaaaacaaaaacgtacGATTTGTTCCCCACTATGAAGCAAACTGGTTAGTGGCAGAATCTCCCGGAGATGAGGGTTGTGGAGAGCCCGGCTGCGCAGATGTTGTGGCAGGTACTCCTCTTCCTGTCTCACAGCCACCACTTTCGGGTGAGGGGGAGGCAGGCAGCTTGCCAGCCACGTAGTTGTCAGCAACAAGTACACCGACTTGAGCATTGTGCCTAGAAAATAAATCAACTGACTTTAATAGcaggaacataaaaaaaatgcgtacgcatatatctttaaacgagcaattcttgtataattaGCTACCTacgaatatttattcgtagttatCTACTTATTTagaggatctcggaaacggctccagataacgatttcaataaaatttactaTGTGGGGGTCTATAAAATTTGCCATGTGGGGGTCTTGGGAACGCACAATCGATCTGCTTGATCTTTGAGAAAACACGAGTTTTAGCACGAGCAATCGCGCTAGCCCAGGTCGCAGCTCTCACGAATAAGGTGCGTGTTGCGTCGGATAATGCAAGTCGAGCATCAGGTACACGCAATGTTTAATGCGTGAGAatgcagcggcgtctttagctcatgtagcgcccgtgtgcaatgagggctatcgttttttgtttcactagatggcgcactgtagcgtgaggtttttaagtatggctttcaaagtctgttattacgggcgtgaaaaccaagtttagattaatataatatttaatacaccttaaaacagtaccatcaaaatatcgagcatgccacagtgttgcatagtccccgttttgttcggaaaaaagggaggacaaaggtttccgaaagacaaaactgtctcaaaacacagacattcattgccccggaacgcatatttgctataattaatttcagatattgcaaaatattcacaaatttattctaattataaataaacccgcgtaactcacccaaaaactatgagatttgacatttcggagacctcacgctacactagcgcctctagtggcgaattcacacgcgatagcccccattattactttagcgccatctaggaagcgcgcggtcaaaatggaatagggtacaatacaaagtgccgcggccggcgcccctaacagcGCTGCGCCCGtatgcaacgcacaccctgcactataggtaaagacgcctctgtgaGAATGTTTATACACAACACATCTAACAGTTGAACTTGGCAGCAATATTCATTGTATGCGGTATTAAGGTCTTTTTgaggtttatattttttactagttCTTTGATTGTATACTTATAAATCACACCGACAAAGttgtacggtcggttcccttCCTAGCTTATGTAGCCACTTTTTCAGACTAGttgtatagaaaagtggataggtacttatgttagggcaccgactgtacaataaaatttaacaaaaaaatgtataagttAACATGGGGTGATTTTTTCCCGCCTAACCCACGGTGTGGGAcgtcgttggataagtctttcaaaaatattacaggttcgctaatattatttttccaGCAGGGGATTTAGTTGCGACTTGGCCCACTTGGGCTAGCATAAAGAGTGAAGTTACTTACATACTTGATACAATATAACGCCGATTACGGGGCGACGGCACAAGTCGAAAGTAAAGTTATGATATGAACCTAATTAATTAGAAATGAGAAGGGGCTTATTCCCACTATAGTTATCATGTATTAAATCTTTGTTCAGTAGGCACCTTttatatttgaatgaaaaatccGAACTGACTACACCGTAGCAGAAGCTATCGGCATTTGATAGTAGAGTTAGGTTTAGTAGGCGCAAAATCATGCGATCAACGTCGCAACGTCGACGTCAtttatcttaattatttgtctttttttaaaaGTCACAAAATAACAAATCAACTGTAAAAAATTCGCAGTTAAAGCGGTATTAAGATGCGTCCACGTCCCACGCAACTCTCCGTCGGACAATGACTTTGTTAAGGTCAGATTCACTTTCAAATACATAGCTACAAACTTACTATCGACGGTACGTTGGTCAATGCTCTAGAATGTTCCGATGAGTACCATAATAGTCACCCGCTGGGTTACTCGGGCAGTCCACTCACTGATTATGTTCAGTAGACATAGTTCGACTTAGGGtcatataatatttagttaTTACTACTTAGACCTCAGGGATTTGTGGTTAAAATCGCTCGCAATCCTCACGGGCATCCCGTATAAGGTACGCTTGCGCATACTAGGGTTAAAGCTGCGTTCCCACCAAtcatgtgcgaggatgtgtttttcactaactAATACAAAcgaccccctcccccccctgtggtgtcgggttagaattacacctctccatttctttcgtggatgtcgtaagaggcgactaaggataataatataggttaaggtatgaTGTGTAGGCAAATGaagggtttctattggttgatgaaaaacatattcctcgcaacacatcctcgcacgtttctggtggaaacgctgtttaagtagtgtcaaattgtatgtttgttgattttcttaatcCTAAACTGTGCAAGTAATCCTATAGCGCAAACTTTGAAAAATATAccatttaatatatatataagtatatagacaccgacatagctcaaagaatatttttaacttgaagtggcaatgggtaggCCGCAACGCTAGAATTACAGATAACCATTGGGAGAGAAAGATTCTCGAGTGGTGATCACGAACTGGAAGCGATGCATTGTTAGGCCTTCCAGTTGGTGGACCGTAGATATCGGGATAGTTGCAGTCGCCCTGTGGATGCAGGTGGCAAGTTTTTGTTCATATAGTGAAGTCGCTGTGTGTCGTCTCAAAGAGTAGAGTAGACTGTTGTTCAATAGTACCTACACGTTTTTTGGCTGATAATGAGCGAATTTTGAAGTAGATGATGATTGGGAAGTGCAAAATTAAATCTACACTAAATACagcgactaaatatatctattacaaaaatcaaatgtcatttATTCCTACCTAAACTATGTAGGTTAGAGCGGCACCTACTTACATAAAGGTACATAAAGTTATTCATTCATTCTGTGGAGTTGTTTTTGAAACACAAGCCCTAAAGAAATAGGTATCTATTATACGCCAACCCGAATAGTTCCATGCATTGTGTGGGATGGAAAAAATGACAGACGAACTATAAAAACACTGATGACTTCATAAAAGAATTTGGTTTGTGTAATACACGCTACGCTACCCActgatataatattttttttttttattcgattggatggcaaacgagcaagtgggtctaaCTATAGCAGTCTGCGGTCGTCATATCATCATTATTGGTTTGAATTATGCCTTTGTATCGATGGCTACCTACACCTTCGGCTGCCACAGTCTGGTGTGATACTGAtgatttctaataaaataaagctcAAGGTCAAATACAGTTCGATACGacattatgtaggtactcgAATCTTCGCctcttttttatcatttttcaaattttcttcttcttcttctcttttaagatatggcttttctgtcctaattaataggacaatttcgccagtgtcaaggtaaactctctttgagagggacgttgtacggtgattgtaatTTTTGCaatttgatagtaaaattccagaaaccacgtggagacaacttgcgcattaaaaatgccagacacgagagcaatatagaattttgtgatcactgttcactgttaaggttaatcgccgcataaaactatcaaaattatacttcaactagccaaagaaacagaaatagcaaaattagatattgtctacatccgccatgttcgaatgctagaAATCGAATCCAAATTTTTTTTCGCCTCTTAATTATGTAAACTCCAAAAAATTCATAGGGTGGAGGGTGACCCCAACCAAGTGCTTCGATCATTGAGCTTaggtaagtaattatattttgataaaatggtaagtaggtacctacagttgTTTTTCGAACATTTATATTTTGGCAATCGATTCTGTTTTCTAAAGcgattaaaatcataatttttgcgATCAATTACGATTTCAGTAAATAGAAGAAAGGCcggaagtaaaaaatatttttctttcgcATTTAAGTTATCCGATTGTTGATACTGACcgatcctttttagggttccgaagccctTATGGTTTGTTTGTCTGCacctgtccgtccgcggcttagatTATAAAGACttgttagtgctagaaagccgtttttttgcaaatataaataaaaataaagtggtaaaataaaactagtaaactattttttttgggtaGGTACTTCCTCTAGTCGTAAAGCggagatgtatttttttctcgtctaaattCGTGCGAGTTGTTGGATATCGATTCAAACGCTGGTTATtgaagtttcctcacgattttttccttcaccgtaaagctcatggtaaattacaaatgtaattcggCCCAGGCTCGAActtacgaccctctgcttgagaggccacaggccAAACCACTATGCTACCACGGCATACAATAATTTACTTTACACATGCATAATTAAGtacgtaggtactcgtatttgaGTTACAGCAAGGGCGTTGCCTATTGTTTTCTATATTAGCAGTCCATATTTATAAGCTGTAGGTATTCTACAATCGACAAATGAAGTACTTCAATCAATTTGGATTAGGTACAGGTAGTTCCTTCTTCAGAattacatttttgttattttttttaggtactaCAAGCTCTCTTGCTAaccgtatttttttatcttacttGTATGGCATCTATCTACATTTTTGTAGgcaaattttcaaatcaatctaatcactaaaaaaaaccggccaagagcttgtcggacccgcccaaaatagggttccgtaggcattacgaaaaaattaagtaatatttttctaagaatttcgtattttatacggacttccaagtttaggtatattttataccttaggctgctcgttactctttaactactaataattctcaagcaaacttagccgttatagttttccttgaaagtttgataaacttactaccattctgaattttttcaaaattttccacccaccggtttagattttaggggggggggacgctcgattttaatggttttgaaaggcctatccaacgataccccacactacaagttaggatgagaaaaaaaatatcacccccactttacgtctatgggagtaaCACAGAGtacgctaaaaaaaatattttttaaatttttattgtaccattttgtcggcatagtttacattcatattcgtgcaaaattacagctttttagcattgatagtccctgagcaaagccgcgtacggacggccagacagacagacagacatggcgaaactataagggttccgtttttgccattttggctccggaaccctaaaaagggtagATTTCGACTTGATAGATGTGAAAACCACTTACTTAGTTTACATTTTTACTTATCTACGTGCTTTACATACGAACATTGCGTAAAGTACTAGCATTAATTAAAACTCATAAAAATCGACTGTCACGATGAAAATACACATACAACTGACGTAGAACCTTAGGATGGTAATAagggatttttttattgactgtacaatctatctaatacctttaaaagaGCAATTCTTCATCagaatctcagaaacggctccaacgatttcgatgaaatatataggggttttcgggtatgacaaatcgatctagctagcttggtcttatctctgggaaaacgcttattaaagagttttagcccgagctcggtcgcccaggtaggtattttatagtcAACAAAATATTCAAAGCCATTTAGTAACTTGTTGTTAGGATTTTTTTACTgaactacttattaattaaaacaaattgagattttttttttatatatctaaAGCTTTCAAAAAATCGAGGTTGAAAACTTCTTAGTGTTTTGACTTTGggttaaataatttttta of the Choristoneura fumiferana chromosome 17, NRCan_CFum_1, whole genome shotgun sequence genome contains:
- the LOC141437430 gene encoding uncharacterized protein; protein product: MLKSVYLLLTTTWLASCLPPPHPKVVAVRQEEEYLPQHLRSRALHNPHLREILPLTSLLHSGEQIVYDRESDKVPRRQIYNLLTHSGLVPRQRFQKIHQPLFHQQIHRPPHFHDPPFYPSPELLQHL